A genome region from Natranaeroarchaeum sulfidigenes includes the following:
- a CDS encoding DUF7344 domain-containing protein: MTEDSSRVDSESAADEYEPALPTSRSFELLSTRRRREALGLLREHGHVTLPDIAEAVAVRQLGKDITEIDPEEVTDTYMMLYHSDIPKLEDEDVVVYDQEQDIVATGENFDTIAELLAQTSEN; encoded by the coding sequence ATGACCGAGGACAGTTCTCGTGTGGATTCCGAATCTGCGGCAGACGAGTACGAGCCGGCTCTTCCCACGAGTCGGTCGTTCGAGCTTCTCTCTACCCGTCGCCGTCGGGAGGCACTCGGTCTCCTCCGCGAACACGGTCACGTTACACTGCCGGATATCGCTGAGGCGGTGGCGGTCCGCCAGCTTGGGAAAGACATCACCGAGATCGATCCCGAGGAGGTCACGGACACGTACATGATGCTGTATCACTCGGACATCCCGAAACTCGAAGACGAGGATGTCGTCGTCTACGATCAGGAGCAAGATATCGTTGCGACTGGCGAGAACTTCGATACGATAGCAGAACTCCTCGCTCAAACGAGCGAAAACTGA
- a CDS encoding ribonuclease P protein component 4, which yields MTIADERIERLQELAADAVEDDEPGLAREYVRLARRVAERKRRSLPESFKRFTCDSCDTYLRPGTNARVRIQDGHVVITCDCGHHSRYPY from the coding sequence ATGACTATCGCCGACGAGCGCATCGAGCGTCTACAGGAGCTGGCCGCAGATGCTGTCGAAGACGATGAACCGGGGCTAGCACGTGAATACGTCCGATTGGCGCGGCGTGTCGCCGAGCGAAAGCGGAGATCGCTCCCGGAATCGTTCAAGCGGTTCACCTGTGACAGCTGTGATACGTATCTCCGGCCGGGAACTAACGCACGTGTACGGATACAGGACGGACACGTAGTTATCACGTGTGACTGTGGCCATCACTCGCGCTATCCGTACTGA
- a CDS encoding YhbY family RNA-binding protein yields MTSEALQREIHDLDVTVWVGKSGIEAVTDELADQLDDRNLVKVKFLRAARGHATAEELAEELAEKVNADVVQSRGHTAVMH; encoded by the coding sequence ATGACTTCAGAGGCATTACAGCGAGAGATTCACGACCTAGACGTAACAGTGTGGGTCGGGAAAAGTGGGATCGAGGCAGTGACAGACGAGCTCGCGGATCAGCTCGACGACCGAAATCTGGTGAAAGTCAAGTTCCTACGAGCGGCGCGAGGACACGCTACTGCCGAGGAACTGGCCGAGGAACTGGCCGAGAAAGTAAACGCTGACGTCGTGCAGAGCCGGGGCCACACGGCGGTGATGCACTGA
- a CDS encoding mechanosensitive ion channel family protein — MGAIQELLVDLGLGAGIAGTIESAALFVIAFIAIYVIGKRTVLPVTDRALERRDLDDHARKPLVKLASFGVVFVAVAVAFGFAGFGNFLSSLATIAAALALAIGLATQNIISNFVSGVFIYADKPFRIGDWIEWDGNSGVVEDISLRVTRVRTFDNEILTVPNSDLTANVVKNPVAKEKLRLKFVFGIGYDDDIEKATEIIVEEAEKLDGIMDDPAPSVRLTELNDSDVGLQSRVWIADPSRADFVKTRGEFITNVKARFDEEGIDIPYPQRELEGDFELTNRAALGADD; from the coding sequence ATGGGTGCGATTCAGGAGCTGTTGGTCGATCTGGGTCTGGGTGCGGGAATCGCCGGGACGATCGAGTCGGCCGCACTGTTCGTAATTGCCTTTATCGCCATCTACGTGATCGGGAAACGGACTGTGCTTCCGGTCACTGACAGAGCGCTTGAGCGGCGAGATCTGGACGATCACGCACGAAAGCCGCTGGTAAAGCTCGCCTCCTTTGGCGTCGTCTTCGTCGCAGTCGCCGTCGCCTTCGGCTTCGCCGGCTTCGGGAACTTCCTGTCGTCGCTCGCGACGATCGCCGCTGCTCTCGCACTGGCAATCGGTCTGGCGACGCAAAACATCATCAGTAACTTCGTCTCCGGCGTGTTCATCTACGCCGACAAGCCGTTCCGCATCGGCGACTGGATCGAGTGGGACGGAAACTCCGGTGTTGTCGAGGACATCAGCCTTCGTGTCACACGCGTCCGGACGTTCGACAACGAGATTCTGACAGTGCCCAACTCCGATCTGACTGCGAACGTCGTCAAGAACCCGGTCGCAAAGGAGAAGCTCCGGCTGAAGTTCGTCTTCGGCATCGGCTACGACGACGACATCGAGAAAGCGACGGAGATCATCGTCGAGGAGGCCGAAAAGCTGGACGGGATCATGGACGATCCCGCGCCGTCGGTCCGTCTGACGGAGCTGAACGACTCGGACGTTGGGCTGCAGTCCCGCGTCTGGATCGCCGACCCGAGCCGAGCGGACTTCGTCAAGACTCGTGGCGAGTTCATCACGAACGTGAAAGCCCGCTTCGACGAGGAAGGGATCGACATCCCGTACCCACAGCGCGAACTGGAGGGCGATTTCGAGCTCACCAACCGTGCGGCGCTCGGCGCGGACGACTGA
- a CDS encoding DUF7548 family protein: MTQPRTPPTLGIVACVLILVVVALPYLLLSEAGAGGIAAYYDHGGVGPLVITVLTIVALVAFAAGRQGRSDPVMMAGATLVFGLFILGSALVWALSVPTAFVQQLGTETWLGYHRWALAGVSALVPIAGVWYAAALDVL, translated from the coding sequence GTGACACAGCCCCGAACTCCGCCGACACTCGGTATCGTTGCATGTGTGTTGATTCTCGTGGTCGTAGCGCTGCCGTACCTGTTGCTGTCGGAGGCCGGTGCTGGGGGTATCGCGGCCTACTACGATCACGGTGGAGTCGGTCCACTGGTCATCACTGTGCTGACGATCGTTGCGCTTGTCGCTTTCGCCGCGGGCCGACAGGGGCGTTCCGATCCAGTGATGATGGCCGGGGCGACGCTCGTTTTCGGACTCTTTATTCTTGGCTCCGCGCTGGTCTGGGCGCTGTCCGTTCCGACGGCGTTCGTCCAGCAACTCGGGACCGAAACGTGGCTGGGCTATCATCGGTGGGCACTCGCTGGAGTGTCGGCGCTTGTTCCCATCGCCGGTGTCTGGTACGCAGCGGCGCTGGACGTCCTCTAG
- a CDS encoding DUF5798 family protein, giving the protein MGFGDTAKKIQTLADRAEHLIAQLKDVRERVIELEEGIEETNGRVNELENDSEKQLVLLKAIAREQGIDADEVLAEAAIQEAESENEVSEDDEPSADERGAETAEPTGETDEEDPVEDTIEN; this is encoded by the coding sequence ATGGGTTTCGGAGACACCGCAAAAAAGATCCAGACGCTCGCCGACCGTGCCGAACATCTGATCGCACAGCTCAAAGACGTCCGCGAGCGAGTCATCGAACTCGAAGAAGGGATCGAAGAGACCAATGGACGGGTCAATGAGCTGGAAAACGACTCGGAGAAACAGCTCGTGCTGCTGAAAGCTATCGCTCGCGAACAGGGAATCGACGCAGACGAGGTGCTCGCAGAAGCCGCGATACAGGAAGCAGAAAGCGAGAACGAAGTATCGGAGGACGACGAACCATCAGCGGACGAAAGAGGGGCTGAAACGGCCGAGCCGACGGGCGAAACTGACGAGGAAGACCCCGTCGAAGACACCATCGAAAACTGA
- a CDS encoding CoA-binding protein yields MDADELITAALESETIAVIGCSSTPGKDAHDVPSYLDSNGYGVIPVNPYADEILGRTAYDSLTDVPHEVDLVDVFRPSEEVSGIVDSVLERDDVGVLWLQLGISDDEAAARAREAGIDVVQDRCLKIEHSRRQ; encoded by the coding sequence ATGGATGCCGACGAACTGATCACTGCTGCACTGGAAAGCGAGACGATTGCCGTCATCGGCTGTTCGTCGACTCCGGGTAAAGACGCACACGACGTGCCGAGCTACCTCGATTCGAACGGGTACGGCGTGATTCCGGTCAATCCGTACGCAGACGAGATTCTGGGGCGCACGGCGTATGATTCGCTCACCGATGTCCCACACGAAGTCGACCTCGTCGACGTTTTCCGTCCGTCAGAGGAAGTATCGGGCATCGTCGACAGCGTCCTCGAACGGGACGATGTGGGAGTTCTCTGGCTGCAACTCGGCATCAGTGACGACGAGGCCGCCGCCCGGGCACGTGAGGCCGGGATTGATGTCGTTCAGGATCGCTGTCTCAAAATCGAACACAGCCGACGGCAGTAA
- a CDS encoding RAD55 family ATPase, producing MYDLADVLPDAELESGTNLLITGPPLSGKRRLALDILADGTRKEEGAIVVTTKDSGDKILSEYRKRIDDVENRPLGVVDCVTKQRGVGSAEDGPQLKYASSPVDMTGIGIKLSEFLQDFYERRGLQQNRVLMHSVSTLLMYSDLQTVFRFLHVFTGRVQSANGLGLYVIDSTAHDDQTMNTLTQLFDGVVELSENDAEPPRLRTAQ from the coding sequence ATGTATGATCTGGCAGACGTCCTACCGGACGCCGAACTCGAGTCAGGCACGAACCTCCTGATCACGGGGCCGCCCCTCTCGGGAAAACGTCGTCTGGCGCTCGATATACTCGCTGACGGCACCCGGAAGGAGGAGGGTGCGATCGTAGTTACGACCAAGGACAGCGGCGACAAAATCCTCAGCGAGTACAGAAAGCGCATCGACGATGTCGAAAACAGACCGCTCGGCGTTGTCGACTGTGTCACAAAACAGCGCGGGGTCGGCAGCGCCGAAGACGGGCCACAGCTAAAATACGCATCATCTCCGGTAGATATGACCGGGATCGGCATCAAACTCTCCGAGTTCTTGCAGGATTTCTACGAACGTAGGGGGCTCCAGCAGAACCGTGTACTAATGCATTCGGTCTCGACGCTGTTGATGTATTCCGATCTCCAGACTGTCTTCAGGTTCCTCCACGTCTTTACCGGGCGCGTTCAGAGCGCAAATGGGCTCGGGTTGTACGTAATTGACTCCACGGCCCACGATGATCAGACGATGAACACGCTCACACAGCTGTTCGACGGTGTTGTCGAACTATCGGAAAACGACGCGGAGCCCCCGCGTCTTCGGACAGCACAGTAG
- a CDS encoding geranylgeranylglycerol-phosphate geranylgeranyltransferase, translated as MDVQAKVRGYVELTRPMNSVAAGVLTFIGAFVAGASTESAALVVAAVAATSLATGAGNAINDYFDREIDRINQPDRPIPRGAVSERGALWFSVVLFGIATALALTLPPLAIGIAAFNLIALVAYTEFFKGLPGFGNALVAYLGGSTFLFGGAAVGDVSAAGVLFVLAALSTLTREIIKDVEDIDGDREEGLNTLPIAIGERQALHVGTVLLLVAVLVSPVPYLQGSFGIAYVLVVAPAVVVMLFAMMRSYDHPRAGQQYLKYGMFLAALAFIIGQMSVVLSLAV; from the coding sequence ATGGACGTCCAGGCGAAGGTTCGAGGGTACGTCGAGTTAACGCGGCCGATGAACTCGGTCGCAGCTGGAGTGTTGACCTTCATCGGTGCGTTCGTCGCCGGCGCTTCCACCGAGTCCGCCGCGCTGGTCGTCGCTGCGGTTGCCGCGACGTCGCTGGCAACCGGAGCCGGGAACGCGATCAACGACTATTTCGACAGAGAGATCGACCGTATCAATCAGCCGGACCGGCCGATCCCGCGTGGTGCGGTAAGCGAGCGCGGGGCGCTGTGGTTCAGCGTCGTACTGTTCGGGATCGCGACGGCACTTGCTCTGACGCTCCCGCCACTAGCGATCGGTATCGCGGCGTTCAACCTCATTGCACTGGTCGCATACACCGAGTTCTTCAAGGGCTTGCCGGGATTTGGAAACGCGCTGGTTGCGTATCTCGGCGGGAGTACGTTTCTGTTCGGTGGAGCAGCCGTCGGTGACGTGAGCGCTGCAGGGGTCCTCTTCGTGCTGGCGGCACTCTCGACGTTGACCAGAGAGATAATCAAGGATGTCGAGGATATCGACGGAGATCGTGAGGAGGGGCTGAACACGCTCCCGATCGCAATCGGAGAGCGTCAGGCATTGCACGTCGGTACCGTCCTGTTGCTCGTTGCGGTTCTTGTCAGTCCTGTTCCGTATCTTCAGGGATCGTTCGGAATCGCGTACGTCCTAGTCGTTGCTCCCGCGGTAGTAGTAATGCTATTTGCAATGATGCGAAGTTACGATCACCCACGAGCTGGCCAGCAGTATCTCAAATACGGCATGTTTCTCGCAGCACTCGCGTTTATCATTGGGCAGATGAGCGTCGTCTTATCGTTGGCGGTGTGA
- a CDS encoding acetamidase/formamidase family protein produces MSRESVTHEQGAIYEFAPEMDPIVTVEPGTALTIETRDSLDGAVQADSDVIEEIPEEVNAATGPIAVDGTSPGDVLEIEIEEIRVVEPAGRIITIDGFGLLDGQQGIEAPESRMTPIEDGRLSFEGIDVPIDPVIGTIGVAPAGESYTTLVPHDHGGNLDTTDMSAGNTAYFPVFQERALFAMGDCKAAMADGEMCGTGSEVATEIDLTVDVVETDVQLERPLVETPEAWKTIASAETMETACELANGDVIELLATEHDLSTTEAYMLSSLVGGLEISQVVDPLVTVRNAVPKEYLSDPL; encoded by the coding sequence ATGTCACGCGAGTCAGTAACACACGAACAGGGTGCGATCTACGAGTTTGCACCGGAGATGGACCCGATCGTGACCGTCGAACCGGGGACAGCGCTGACAATCGAAACGCGGGATAGCCTCGATGGTGCCGTCCAGGCGGATTCCGACGTCATCGAGGAGATCCCCGAGGAGGTCAACGCTGCCACGGGACCGATCGCGGTCGACGGTACAAGCCCGGGGGACGTGCTTGAAATCGAGATCGAGGAGATTCGCGTCGTCGAACCTGCCGGACGGATCATTACGATCGACGGCTTTGGTCTTCTCGACGGACAGCAGGGGATTGAAGCCCCGGAAAGCCGGATGACGCCGATCGAGGACGGGCGGCTGTCCTTCGAGGGTATTGATGTCCCGATCGACCCGGTGATCGGGACGATCGGCGTCGCTCCGGCCGGAGAGTCTTACACCACACTCGTTCCCCACGACCACGGCGGAAACCTCGATACGACCGACATGAGCGCCGGAAACACCGCATACTTCCCCGTCTTTCAGGAGCGCGCGCTCTTTGCGATGGGCGACTGCAAGGCTGCGATGGCCGACGGCGAGATGTGTGGCACCGGTAGCGAGGTCGCCACCGAGATCGACCTGACTGTCGACGTGGTCGAAACCGATGTCCAACTGGAGCGCCCGCTCGTCGAGACGCCGGAGGCGTGGAAGACGATCGCGAGTGCGGAGACGATGGAAACCGCCTGCGAACTCGCAAATGGGGACGTGATCGAACTACTCGCTACCGAACACGACCTCTCGACGACCGAGGCCTACATGCTCTCCAGCCTCGTCGGTGGACTCGAAATCAGTCAAGTGGTTGATCCACTGGTCACCGTTCGGAACGCGGTCCCGAAGGAGTACCTCTCGGACCCACTGTAA
- a CDS encoding tRNA sulfurtransferase, whose product MHPPGADTVLLRHGEVNTKSRQVQLAMERRLVENVRAILADRGVDGDVERRWTRPLIHVAEEDVEAATAAASDVFGVVSASPALVVDADRAAIKSALVRTAKACYTGGSFAIDARRAGDTTPFDSEDIGEFGGSAVWDAVSERFDPEVDLDDPDLTFYVECRKAEAFVFVEKREGPRGLPIGTQEPLVTLISGGIDSPVAAYEVMRRGAPIIPVYLDLGDYGGVDHRERAIESVRTLARYSPNHSFDLRIVDAGATVSHLAETIQEGRMLTFRRYMYQVGETIAKDRGAMGIVTGEAIGQKSSQTTANMGVTSQAVDLPVHRPLLIMDKEKIVERARTINTFDTATISAGCNRFAPEQAETHGSIDQIRRLEPDDLLERAQRDARAADLLELGR is encoded by the coding sequence ATGCATCCCCCGGGGGCGGACACCGTACTGCTCCGTCACGGCGAGGTAAACACCAAGAGTCGGCAGGTGCAACTCGCAATGGAGCGGCGGCTCGTCGAGAACGTCCGGGCCATACTGGCCGACCGTGGAGTCGATGGCGACGTCGAGCGCAGATGGACCCGACCGCTGATCCATGTCGCCGAGGAGGACGTTGAAGCAGCGACAGCAGCTGCAAGCGACGTATTCGGTGTCGTTTCTGCCAGCCCTGCGCTCGTCGTTGATGCAGATAGGGCCGCGATCAAATCTGCACTGGTCCGGACGGCGAAGGCGTGTTACACCGGTGGTAGCTTCGCCATCGATGCCCGCCGCGCTGGGGATACAACGCCGTTCGATAGCGAGGACATCGGCGAGTTCGGTGGCAGCGCCGTCTGGGACGCCGTCTCCGAGCGGTTCGATCCTGAAGTCGACCTCGACGATCCAGACCTGACCTTCTACGTCGAGTGTCGCAAAGCGGAGGCGTTCGTGTTCGTCGAGAAGCGCGAAGGGCCGAGGGGACTCCCCATTGGCACCCAGGAGCCCCTCGTTACGCTGATCAGTGGCGGCATCGACTCACCTGTCGCTGCCTATGAAGTTATGCGCCGTGGGGCTCCGATCATTCCAGTCTATCTCGATCTGGGCGACTACGGAGGAGTCGATCACCGCGAACGTGCGATCGAGTCCGTACGAACCCTCGCGAGGTACTCCCCGAACCACTCCTTCGATCTCCGGATCGTCGACGCCGGAGCGACGGTGTCCCACCTCGCCGAGACCATCCAGGAAGGGCGAATGCTCACCTTTCGTCGCTACATGTATCAGGTCGGGGAAACCATCGCGAAAGACCGCGGGGCAATGGGTATCGTCACCGGCGAGGCTATCGGCCAGAAGTCGAGCCAGACAACCGCGAATATGGGCGTGACCAGTCAGGCTGTCGACCTTCCGGTCCACCGCCCTCTGCTGATCATGGACAAAGAAAAGATCGTCGAGCGCGCGCGGACAATTAACACGTTCGATACCGCGACAATTTCGGCTGGCTGTAACCGTTTTGCCCCGGAGCAGGCCGAAACACACGGATCAATCGACCAGATCCGTCGACTGGAGCCCGACGACCTTTTGGAACGCGCCCAGCGTGATGCCCGGGCGGCCGATCTGCTAGAGCTCGGCCGGTGA
- the dpsA gene encoding DNA starvation/stationary phase protection protein DpsA has translation MSSQKHARQSFGDIHESEALRIPEDKAEQLVEALNTDLAATYVLYHQVKKHHWIVEGAEFRDLHVYLGEVAADLEEGADILAERAQALGGVPLSGGANYEERAPVTPEDKDVYDIRTSLENDLEIFGDITEQLREHEQLARNLGDPATAELLRGILIDIEEHGHHLEHYLEDDTLVTESSME, from the coding sequence ATGAGCTCACAGAAACACGCCCGTCAGTCCTTCGGTGACATCCACGAGAGCGAAGCCCTTCGGATTCCCGAAGACAAAGCCGAACAGCTCGTCGAGGCGCTCAACACCGACCTCGCCGCGACGTACGTCCTGTATCACCAGGTCAAAAAGCACCACTGGATCGTCGAAGGTGCGGAGTTCCGCGACCTACACGTCTACCTCGGCGAGGTCGCGGCCGACCTGGAAGAGGGTGCTGATATCCTCGCAGAACGAGCGCAGGCGCTCGGCGGCGTCCCGCTCTCCGGCGGTGCGAACTACGAGGAGCGTGCCCCAGTAACGCCTGAAGACAAGGACGTGTACGATATCCGAACGTCGCTCGAAAACGACCTCGAAATCTTCGGTGACATTACCGAGCAGCTCCGCGAGCACGAGCAGCTCGCCCGCAACCTCGGAGATCCCGCGACTGCCGAGCTCCTTCGAGGGATCCTGATCGACATCGAAGAGCACGGCCACCACCTCGAACACTACCTCGAGGACGACACGCTGGTCACTGAGAGTTCGATGGAGTAA
- a CDS encoding PAS domain S-box protein produces the protein MNSENTVLCLSRDADVVERFASPLRWSHPRISVCATTRLDEAGAEIESGTVDCVIADQMTIETESEVLGAIREQYPSIPLIVVSSTDLDGNSVVSEVVDFLDLDEESDKTALAGWVANAVVRGPGSTARPVGSSPEDMVHDIKRLLVDASSPMDIEHAVCNQLTDGGRYTFAWVGEYDAGERQVVPWVMSTAPDGWPTSRTFSVGPNAPENVLDELLRRRQSKIVTDIDSCPASFPWRSAALEQGCHAAAFFPLVENNDLHGVLGVYTESSDGFSDIELDVLEEIAGTTAHVLDSIAVRGEIDQQQRVLERYERLVETVGDGMYALDAGGHFMTVNNGLLEMTGYSREGLLGEHVSILLDEDDIERRRETVARLEGTADQEKEAIEITINCKDGATIPCENQIALLPRCDSHRGTVGVLRDITERKKRERELERQNERLEAFARIVSHDLRNPLSVAQGYVDLATEQVGELESLDNVRAGLDRMEDIIGDVLALARHGQTVTETEQLHLDDVASDAWSNVATQQARIEIETSEPIAADRSRLLRSFENLFRNSIQHGRADVTIRVGMLSDVGGGVSGESGRSTGFYVEDDGPGMPEEIRENAFDSSFTTSDEGLGIGLWVVREIASAHGWTVNVTESDSGGARFEFHDVRAHPE, from the coding sequence ATGAACTCCGAGAACACGGTTCTGTGTCTGTCCAGAGACGCCGATGTCGTCGAACGGTTCGCCAGTCCACTTCGCTGGTCGCATCCCCGGATATCCGTCTGTGCGACGACCCGGCTGGACGAGGCGGGTGCCGAAATCGAATCCGGAACGGTCGACTGTGTCATTGCCGATCAGATGACGATAGAAACGGAATCCGAAGTGCTCGGGGCGATCCGTGAGCAGTACCCGTCTATACCGTTGATAGTGGTTTCCTCCACCGATCTTGACGGTAATAGTGTCGTCTCCGAAGTCGTCGATTTTCTCGATCTCGACGAGGAAAGTGACAAGACAGCCCTCGCCGGGTGGGTTGCAAATGCAGTCGTTCGAGGCCCCGGTTCTACCGCGCGTCCGGTGGGCTCCTCACCCGAGGACATGGTCCACGACATCAAGCGGCTGCTCGTGGATGCGAGTTCGCCGATGGATATCGAACATGCTGTCTGTAACCAGCTCACTGACGGCGGAAGATACACCTTCGCGTGGGTCGGCGAGTACGATGCGGGGGAGCGACAGGTCGTCCCCTGGGTGATGAGTACTGCACCCGACGGATGGCCAACATCGCGGACCTTCAGCGTCGGTCCTAACGCCCCGGAAAACGTACTCGACGAACTTCTCCGGAGACGACAGAGCAAGATCGTTACTGATATCGACTCCTGTCCCGCTAGCTTCCCGTGGCGCTCGGCGGCTCTGGAACAGGGCTGTCACGCCGCTGCGTTCTTCCCGCTGGTCGAAAACAATGACTTACACGGTGTGCTCGGGGTCTATACCGAATCCAGCGACGGTTTTAGTGATATCGAGCTAGACGTCCTCGAAGAGATCGCCGGGACGACTGCTCACGTTCTCGATTCGATTGCTGTCCGGGGAGAGATCGACCAGCAACAGCGAGTGTTAGAACGGTACGAGCGACTGGTCGAAACCGTCGGGGACGGTATGTACGCGCTCGATGCCGGCGGACACTTCATGACGGTAAACAACGGCCTGCTGGAGATGACGGGATACTCCCGTGAGGGATTACTCGGAGAACATGTCTCAATACTACTGGACGAGGACGACATCGAACGTCGCCGCGAGACGGTCGCTCGCCTCGAAGGAACTGCCGATCAGGAAAAAGAAGCGATCGAAATCACGATCAACTGCAAGGACGGAGCCACTATTCCCTGCGAGAATCAGATCGCGCTATTACCCCGTTGTGACTCCCACCGGGGCACTGTGGGTGTGCTCCGCGATATCACCGAACGCAAGAAGCGCGAACGCGAGCTAGAGCGCCAGAATGAACGCCTCGAAGCGTTCGCACGTATCGTCAGCCACGATCTCCGCAATCCTCTCTCCGTTGCCCAGGGCTACGTTGACCTCGCGACAGAACAGGTCGGCGAACTGGAATCACTCGACAACGTCCGTGCAGGGCTCGATCGGATGGAAGATATAATCGGCGACGTGCTCGCACTGGCTCGGCACGGCCAGACCGTGACCGAGACCGAGCAGCTCCATCTCGACGATGTCGCCAGCGACGCCTGGTCGAACGTCGCGACACAGCAGGCACGGATCGAAATCGAAACGTCCGAACCGATCGCGGCCGACCGCTCCCGACTTCTTCGCTCGTTCGAGAACCTGTTCCGGAACAGTATCCAGCACGGGAGAGCGGACGTGACGATCCGTGTCGGCATGCTCTCCGATGTTGGTGGGGGCGTCTCCGGAGAGTCCGGACGATCAACCGGGTTTTACGTCGAGGATGACGGACCGGGGATGCCCGAAGAGATCCGAGAGAACGCTTTCGACTCGTCGTTTACGACCTCCGACGAGGGGCTCGGAATCGGGCTATGGGTCGTCAGGGAGATCGCTTCGGCCCACGGGTGGACGGTGAACGTGACTGAAAGCGACAGCGGCGGCGCACGGTTCGAGTTCCATGACGTACGAGCACATCCCGAGTGA
- a CDS encoding winged helix-turn-helix transcriptional regulator, whose product MSTGTPQEEKHHGEDVCSVVDSLEQIGSQWRLIVLNDLQDGEKRFNELKRSTGASSRTLSRVLDDLQETGFVTRRLEEDAPVATYYDLTEKGVSLCPVFDEIESWADEWL is encoded by the coding sequence ATGTCGACGGGTACCCCACAGGAAGAGAAACACCACGGTGAGGACGTCTGTTCGGTCGTCGACTCGCTCGAACAGATCGGTTCCCAGTGGCGGTTGATCGTTCTCAACGACCTGCAGGACGGCGAAAAGCGGTTCAACGAACTCAAACGCTCGACCGGAGCCAGCTCTCGAACGCTCTCGCGTGTCCTCGATGATCTTCAGGAGACGGGCTTCGTGACGCGTCGACTCGAAGAGGACGCGCCGGTCGCGACCTACTACGACCTCACCGAGAAGGGAGTGTCGCTCTGTCCCGTTTTCGATGAGATCGAATCCTGGGCGGACGAGTGGCTGTAA